The following coding sequences lie in one Thalassoglobus polymorphus genomic window:
- the map gene encoding type I methionyl aminopeptidase: MITLKSKRELVLMKEAGQLVAQAHRIVRSMIEPGVTTGEIDAQVEAFFEKHNAEPLFKGYPGDVPFPAVTCMSVNEQIVHGIPGDYELKSGDILSVDTGCRVNGWCGDSAWTYAVGDVSPETQRLLDVGEEILNVAIEQAGKQKKWSTVAKKMMKIAKANRYSLVEKFVGHGIGRDMHEPPQVPNYTKKELEYEDFELKPGLVLAIEPMLNQGTPDIRVLADKWTAVTKDGKLSVHFEHTVALTEDGPVRLTGQDGEV, from the coding sequence TTGATCACTCTCAAAAGCAAACGTGAACTGGTATTGATGAAAGAGGCTGGGCAACTCGTCGCTCAAGCTCATCGGATTGTTCGTAGTATGATTGAACCGGGAGTCACTACCGGTGAAATCGATGCACAGGTTGAAGCCTTCTTTGAAAAGCATAACGCTGAACCATTATTCAAAGGTTATCCCGGAGATGTCCCTTTTCCGGCTGTGACCTGTATGAGCGTTAATGAACAAATTGTTCATGGCATACCCGGTGATTATGAATTGAAATCTGGTGATATTCTTAGTGTCGACACCGGATGTCGAGTCAATGGATGGTGCGGGGATTCTGCTTGGACTTATGCTGTTGGGGATGTCAGTCCGGAGACTCAGCGATTGCTTGATGTCGGCGAGGAGATTCTCAACGTTGCGATTGAGCAAGCTGGCAAGCAGAAGAAGTGGTCGACAGTCGCCAAAAAGATGATGAAAATTGCCAAGGCTAATCGTTATTCTCTTGTGGAGAAATTTGTGGGTCATGGGATCGGTCGTGACATGCATGAACCTCCGCAAGTCCCCAATTACACTAAGAAAGAGCTTGAGTACGAGGACTTCGAACTGAAACCTGGCTTGGTTCTGGCGATTGAACCGATGCTTAATCAAGGGACTCCTGATATTCGAGTCTTAGCTGACAAGTGGACTGCCGTTACAAAAGACGGAAAGCTAAGTGTCCATTTTGAACACACGGTCGCTCTTACCGAGGATGGTCCTGTTCGCCTGACCGGTCAGGATGGCGAAGTTTGA
- a CDS encoding sialidase family protein, with the protein MKLHQPFRQALFILAFTNFAPTSHLRAEEKPGLTEKPVLLEVQKIWDKAPHNAFTDLLRYNDQWYCVFREGKAHVSPDGALRVLRSKDGKEWKSIALVTHPKYDLRDAKLTVTPDNRLMLNGAGMLADEEIRYYSMSWFSDDGGETWDEGHAIGAPGFWLWRTQWHENHAYTMGYNTNRDRTQRTLRLYKSADGKTFETLVKKVPAPNGCGEDKILFMKDGTALCLLRHETGNKLAQLGTAKAPYTDWTFRDTNARIGGPEMIQLPDGRILATTRLYDKRARTSLSWLDQETATLTEVLELPSGGDTSYAGMVLHEGILWVSYYSSHEGKTSIYLAKVKIPELKTSQK; encoded by the coding sequence ATGAAATTGCATCAACCATTCAGACAGGCCCTGTTCATCCTCGCATTCACAAACTTCGCACCGACTTCGCATCTGCGTGCTGAAGAGAAACCCGGCCTCACTGAGAAGCCGGTCCTGCTGGAAGTTCAAAAGATCTGGGACAAAGCTCCGCATAACGCATTCACCGATCTACTCCGATACAACGACCAGTGGTACTGCGTCTTTCGTGAAGGCAAAGCACACGTCTCCCCTGATGGAGCATTACGTGTCCTCAGATCAAAAGATGGTAAAGAATGGAAATCGATCGCACTCGTCACGCATCCCAAATACGACCTGCGTGATGCCAAACTGACCGTCACACCAGATAATCGCCTGATGCTCAACGGAGCCGGCATGCTTGCTGACGAGGAGATTCGCTACTACTCCATGAGTTGGTTCTCCGATGACGGAGGAGAAACATGGGATGAAGGCCATGCCATCGGCGCCCCAGGGTTCTGGCTCTGGCGAACGCAATGGCACGAAAACCACGCATACACGATGGGTTACAACACGAACCGCGACCGGACGCAGCGGACATTACGGCTTTATAAATCCGCAGACGGAAAGACGTTTGAGACCCTCGTCAAGAAAGTCCCCGCACCAAACGGTTGTGGCGAAGACAAAATCCTCTTCATGAAAGATGGAACCGCTCTATGTTTGCTACGGCACGAAACGGGAAACAAACTTGCTCAACTCGGAACAGCGAAAGCCCCATATACAGACTGGACATTCAGAGACACCAACGCTCGCATCGGCGGTCCGGAAATGATCCAACTTCCCGATGGTCGTATCTTGGCAACCACAAGACTGTACGACAAACGTGCCCGTACCTCCCTTTCCTGGCTCGATCAAGAAACTGCGACGCTCACCGAAGTCCTCGAACTCCCATCCGGTGGAGACACCAGTTACGCTGGCATGGTCTTACATGAAGGAATTCTATGGGTCAGCTACTACTCATCTCACGAAGGTAAAACCAGCATCTATTTAGCAAAGGTCAAAATCCCAGAGCTCAAGACCAGTCAGAAGTAA
- a CDS encoding NfeD family protein yields MLLFGLSAIEELSAQEQEVTPVGRLIPLESPLSDEALGLVRRTALELQSIAETEDRKTYLFLEIKPGITEFHNAFAMAEFLTASAIQNVTTVAWVSETVTGNNALVALACKEIVMAPDAKLGDLGRGKAVAEDRQEIVLAIVAKRRNARVTTPLAKAMLDPAVSLVNVTIETENGERETRLATADEASALLDSGAVIQKKTTIKESGTPGIFSGEDAQRYQMLARQIANTRNEVADAFQLPVESLRELTAPDAETNVAYILLHDEIDRVFHSFALSQIDRAVAQGAKTIIFEVDTPGGLLDVCIDLSSRIIRLNESGIRTIAYIPNQAISGGAIISAACSEIYMQPDAKIGDAMPISLTIGGGFVHADPKILSVLLEHMRMLAEKTGRPTVLVEGFCDAKLEAFEVTNKTSGRKWYMSEDEIHKSNGEWIKGPRVPESRPEVAVFVNGRRAHELKLASAPVENVEELKERLGIPLSMEFQVTERSWVDSLVFWLNNEWVTGMLFFLAIVCIYIEMATMTGFFGILAASAFGVFFWSRMLGGTASTLELSMFVLGLGCLAMEVFVIPGFGVFGVSGILMIVGSLVMASMTFSGFGVQYDMERVVVSFAPFAASLVGVIVFASFLGKYLPHIPILNSMILTPPNIVPEDDEPRLRATSRQATSELVGSVGAAVSDLRPAGKAQIDGRLYDVVSDGPYIQFDCDIEVVKVQGNRIVVREKTV; encoded by the coding sequence ATGTTGCTGTTTGGTCTGAGCGCAATCGAAGAGCTCTCTGCCCAGGAACAGGAAGTGACACCCGTGGGGCGATTGATCCCATTGGAGAGTCCGTTAAGTGACGAGGCGCTTGGGCTTGTCCGCCGGACAGCTTTGGAGCTTCAAAGCATTGCAGAAACAGAAGATCGAAAAACCTATTTGTTTCTGGAAATTAAACCGGGCATCACCGAGTTTCACAATGCTTTTGCGATGGCAGAATTCCTGACAGCTTCAGCCATTCAAAATGTGACAACGGTCGCCTGGGTTTCGGAAACTGTCACTGGCAACAATGCTCTGGTTGCGTTGGCCTGTAAAGAGATTGTGATGGCGCCGGATGCAAAGTTGGGTGACTTAGGACGAGGGAAGGCGGTCGCTGAGGATCGGCAGGAAATTGTGTTGGCGATTGTTGCGAAGCGACGGAATGCACGCGTCACCACTCCGCTGGCAAAGGCGATGCTCGACCCGGCTGTTTCTTTGGTCAATGTGACCATCGAAACCGAAAACGGTGAGCGGGAAACACGTCTTGCGACAGCGGACGAAGCGTCAGCGCTGCTTGATTCCGGAGCTGTCATTCAAAAGAAAACAACAATTAAAGAGTCCGGGACTCCAGGAATTTTCTCTGGAGAAGATGCACAAAGATATCAAATGCTGGCGAGGCAAATCGCCAACACACGTAACGAAGTCGCTGACGCGTTTCAGCTTCCGGTTGAATCGCTACGGGAACTCACCGCTCCCGATGCCGAAACGAACGTTGCTTATATTCTATTGCACGATGAGATTGATCGTGTCTTTCATTCGTTTGCACTATCGCAAATTGACCGCGCAGTTGCTCAAGGTGCGAAGACGATCATCTTTGAAGTTGATACTCCCGGTGGGTTGCTGGATGTCTGCATCGATTTGTCTTCCCGAATCATTCGATTGAACGAATCAGGAATCCGGACAATTGCATACATCCCGAATCAAGCAATCAGTGGTGGAGCGATTATTTCAGCAGCATGCTCAGAAATCTACATGCAGCCAGATGCCAAAATCGGTGATGCCATGCCGATCAGCCTGACAATCGGTGGCGGGTTTGTGCATGCCGATCCCAAAATATTGAGTGTCCTCCTGGAACACATGCGGATGCTTGCCGAGAAAACGGGGCGACCGACAGTTCTGGTCGAGGGGTTCTGTGATGCCAAGCTGGAAGCATTCGAAGTTACGAATAAAACGAGCGGGCGCAAGTGGTACATGTCCGAAGATGAAATTCATAAATCGAACGGTGAATGGATTAAAGGGCCGCGTGTTCCCGAGTCGCGTCCCGAGGTGGCAGTCTTTGTGAATGGGCGACGTGCACATGAATTGAAACTGGCTTCTGCACCTGTCGAAAATGTTGAAGAACTTAAAGAGCGGCTTGGGATTCCCTTGAGTATGGAGTTCCAGGTGACGGAACGTTCCTGGGTCGATTCTCTGGTCTTTTGGCTCAACAACGAATGGGTCACCGGGATGCTCTTCTTTCTGGCGATTGTCTGCATCTACATCGAAATGGCGACGATGACCGGGTTCTTTGGAATTCTCGCAGCTTCAGCGTTTGGCGTCTTCTTCTGGAGTCGGATGCTTGGGGGAACGGCATCGACTCTGGAACTTTCCATGTTTGTGCTTGGCCTCGGTTGTCTGGCGATGGAGGTCTTTGTCATCCCCGGATTTGGAGTCTTCGGCGTCTCGGGAATTCTGATGATTGTTGGGTCACTTGTGATGGCAAGTATGACCTTCAGCGGGTTTGGCGTGCAGTACGATATGGAGCGTGTCGTCGTTTCCTTTGCTCCATTTGCAGCCTCGCTAGTTGGGGTGATTGTCTTCGCAAGTTTTCTAGGGAAGTACTTACCTCATATCCCCATACTCAATAGCATGATTCTCACTCCACCGAACATTGTGCCTGAAGATGATGAGCCTCGATTACGGGCCACCAGTCGGCAGGCAACTTCTGAACTGGTCGGCTCTGTAGGGGCGGCCGTCTCGGATTTACGTCCAGCAGGCAAGGCTCAGATTGACGGTCGTTTATACGACGTTGTCAGTGATGGGCCGTACATCCAATTCGACTGCGACATCGAGGTCGTTAAAGTCCAGGGGAACCGAATCGTCGTTCGTGAAAAAACGGTCTGA
- a CDS encoding LamG-like jellyroll fold domain-containing protein translates to MPGSLPVECQDLKFWKEIMAHFRLATSRLASASKLFLLTTLLCGGLTSRVDAQTDAVQWWKEYTGIEANGPAVLGYWKFDGGQAGFLKDSSSHDHQATLRGAKLNASGRFGGCLESSAGYPIEDESHSIHVAKSPVLSPRGAFTIEMWIRGKDAEAFPPEVRPVLMDMKYVPGNHTGFLFSMTNESGDGTRRFSMAIGLGENSQTWYSHPFRLKKDAWQHIALTYDAAGTLAFYLDGSELSRSTVEGAGAMATATRYLSIGDRSGSLYNGFPGYIDGVRMTQGVREFRPIRFESATGRFVAVRMSPQAKVSGELINQTGQPLTAGSVTAILPGGDVQKLQLKEIPKSGTQTIEFPVDSSLRPGEYEVELVVDLPKWGDAGEGFQSKVKFPFVITPRPLPERMPVVMWGVGGTDNVIEQIPTLKELGFTHCLGLRVDYQRVWDEGEKATAMSPEQILNGRKMLNAALENDVQIVASLSPGSWLRRASAGEPFLRIDRNGKHYDREDVSGVFPQIQDFCFNTGAAVGKAYGDHPAFDAALLHTEVRGESQVSFHPQEVAAYREATGAEIPAEVVIKNGVQYQKLKDFPKDRVIADDHPILKFYQWFWQKGDNWNDLNTRLHNGLKQNVSNKDFWTFYDPAVRVPSISGSGGEADVLSHWTYSYPDPIRIGLCTDELFEMARANGHEQDVMKMTQLIWYRSQTAPIQKKATGETSPWVDRDPDAAYITIAPMHLREAFWWKMARPIKGIMYHGWQSLVEMESPGAYRYTNPNTKHELKRLVNEVVVPLGPTLKQVPDANTDVVFLESFTSQMFARRGTYGWNRGWAGDMYHILMYAQLQPRVIYEESLLKGGLDGAKVLVLADCDVLTDSAVKAIQKFQAAGGLIVGDAEVCPAIQRDYTITRFGRTKKADVDRAKLVKIATDLHKWLEGKYSFAVESTNHDVVTRRRKSGTTDYIFAVNDHREFGSYVGPFEMAMENGLPSKTDLLLNRKQGYLYDLVNGVEVTAMKKGQGLSLPVSLGPCEGRVYMVTERPIRDVKVAVPDSAKRGGKVTIQIGITDGEAPVDAVVPLHVRIVDPEGIEAEFTGYYGAANGTCSIEVDLASNDRIGVWEIQAKELASGKSSAGYLRVIE, encoded by the coding sequence ATGCCTGGTTCACTCCCGGTGGAGTGTCAGGATTTGAAATTTTGGAAAGAGATCATGGCACATTTTCGACTTGCAACTTCGAGGCTGGCTTCGGCATCTAAACTGTTTCTGTTGACGACTCTCTTGTGCGGGGGGCTGACCTCGCGAGTGGACGCTCAAACTGATGCGGTGCAGTGGTGGAAAGAGTACACCGGAATTGAGGCGAACGGACCAGCGGTGCTGGGGTATTGGAAGTTTGATGGTGGCCAGGCGGGGTTTCTGAAGGATTCCTCTTCGCATGATCATCAAGCGACCCTGCGAGGTGCGAAGCTGAATGCTTCGGGGCGATTTGGGGGGTGTCTGGAAAGCTCCGCGGGGTATCCGATTGAAGATGAAAGTCACTCAATCCATGTGGCGAAATCTCCGGTTTTGTCACCACGGGGGGCGTTTACGATTGAGATGTGGATTCGTGGTAAGGATGCTGAAGCGTTTCCGCCGGAGGTACGCCCCGTGTTGATGGATATGAAATATGTACCGGGCAACCATACCGGGTTCCTGTTCTCAATGACGAACGAGAGTGGTGATGGGACTCGGCGGTTTTCGATGGCAATCGGTTTGGGAGAGAACTCTCAGACCTGGTATTCACATCCGTTTCGATTGAAGAAAGATGCGTGGCAGCATATCGCATTGACATATGACGCCGCCGGGACGCTGGCTTTTTATCTGGATGGCTCGGAACTGAGTCGCTCTACCGTTGAAGGAGCGGGGGCGATGGCGACGGCGACGCGGTATCTTTCAATCGGTGATCGTAGCGGCTCTTTGTATAACGGGTTTCCCGGCTACATCGATGGAGTCCGGATGACGCAAGGTGTGCGGGAGTTTCGACCGATTCGGTTTGAGTCAGCAACTGGCCGGTTTGTCGCGGTCAGAATGAGCCCGCAGGCGAAGGTGAGTGGGGAACTCATTAATCAGACGGGGCAGCCTCTCACTGCTGGGAGTGTCACTGCAATTCTTCCGGGGGGAGATGTTCAGAAGTTGCAGTTGAAAGAGATCCCGAAGTCCGGGACTCAAACGATTGAGTTTCCTGTTGATTCCTCTCTTCGTCCCGGAGAGTACGAAGTTGAGTTGGTCGTCGATTTGCCGAAATGGGGTGACGCTGGAGAAGGTTTTCAATCGAAAGTGAAATTTCCTTTTGTGATCACTCCTCGTCCGCTTCCGGAGCGAATGCCGGTTGTGATGTGGGGAGTTGGTGGAACAGACAATGTGATCGAGCAGATTCCAACGCTGAAGGAGTTGGGCTTCACTCATTGCCTCGGTTTGCGAGTCGATTATCAACGCGTTTGGGATGAAGGAGAAAAAGCGACAGCAATGTCTCCAGAGCAAATTCTCAACGGGAGAAAGATGCTCAACGCAGCTTTGGAGAACGACGTGCAAATTGTGGCTTCGCTTTCTCCGGGAAGTTGGTTGCGGAGAGCCTCTGCCGGGGAACCGTTCTTGAGAATTGATCGGAACGGAAAGCATTACGATCGTGAAGATGTCAGTGGGGTCTTTCCACAGATTCAGGACTTTTGCTTCAACACGGGAGCCGCGGTCGGGAAAGCGTACGGTGATCATCCCGCTTTTGATGCGGCATTATTGCATACCGAGGTTCGTGGTGAGTCTCAGGTTTCATTTCATCCGCAAGAAGTTGCAGCGTATCGTGAAGCAACAGGAGCTGAAATCCCGGCGGAAGTCGTCATTAAAAATGGAGTTCAGTATCAGAAGCTGAAAGACTTCCCGAAGGATCGAGTCATCGCGGACGATCATCCCATCTTGAAATTCTATCAGTGGTTCTGGCAAAAAGGCGACAACTGGAACGATCTCAATACTCGTTTACACAATGGGCTCAAACAGAATGTGAGCAACAAAGACTTCTGGACATTTTACGATCCGGCTGTTCGCGTTCCCAGTATCAGTGGAAGTGGTGGAGAAGCGGATGTCCTTTCGCACTGGACATACAGCTACCCCGATCCGATTCGAATCGGACTCTGTACAGATGAATTATTTGAAATGGCTCGGGCGAACGGACATGAGCAAGACGTCATGAAAATGACGCAGCTGATCTGGTATCGATCGCAAACTGCACCGATTCAAAAGAAAGCCACAGGAGAAACATCTCCGTGGGTCGATCGGGACCCTGACGCGGCCTACATCACGATCGCCCCTATGCACTTGCGTGAAGCCTTCTGGTGGAAGATGGCTCGGCCGATCAAGGGGATCATGTATCATGGCTGGCAATCGCTGGTCGAAATGGAATCTCCGGGAGCGTATCGATATACAAATCCGAACACGAAGCATGAACTCAAGCGGTTAGTCAATGAGGTCGTTGTTCCACTTGGCCCAACGTTGAAGCAAGTTCCGGATGCCAATACAGATGTGGTGTTTCTGGAAAGTTTCACGTCGCAAATGTTTGCTCGGCGGGGGACGTACGGTTGGAATCGTGGGTGGGCTGGCGACATGTATCACATCCTGATGTATGCACAACTTCAACCACGAGTCATCTATGAAGAGTCGCTCTTGAAAGGTGGGCTGGACGGCGCCAAGGTGCTTGTACTGGCGGACTGTGATGTCCTGACTGATTCCGCAGTGAAAGCGATTCAGAAATTTCAGGCTGCGGGAGGACTGATTGTTGGTGATGCTGAAGTCTGCCCAGCGATTCAAAGAGATTACACAATCACGCGGTTCGGTCGGACAAAAAAAGCGGATGTAGATCGAGCTAAGCTAGTGAAGATTGCGACAGATCTTCACAAGTGGCTGGAAGGGAAGTATTCGTTTGCCGTCGAATCGACAAATCATGACGTGGTGACGCGGCGAAGGAAATCAGGAACGACTGATTACATTTTCGCAGTGAATGATCATCGTGAGTTCGGCAGTTATGTTGGACCGTTTGAAATGGCGATGGAAAATGGATTGCCATCAAAGACTGATCTTCTCCTGAACCGGAAGCAGGGCTACCTGTACGATCTTGTGAACGGCGTTGAAGTGACAGCGATGAAGAAAGGGCAGGGGCTCAGCCTGCCTGTCAGCCTCGGTCCCTGTGAAGGACGGGTTTATATGGTGACGGAACGTCCGATTCGTGATGTGAAGGTCGCTGTTCCAGACTCGGCAAAACGGGGTGGCAAGGTGACGATCCAGATCGGCATCACGGATGGAGAGGCTCCTGTGGATGCGGTCGTCCCGCTGCATGTTCGCATCGTTGATCCTGAAGGGATTGAAGCAGAGTTTACCGGGTACTATGGGGCAGCCAACGGAACGTGTTCCATAGAGGTTGATCTCGCTTCGAACGACCGGATCGGAGTCTGGGAGATTCAGGCGAAAGAACTCGCTTCAGGGAAATCGTCAGCCGGTTATCTTCGAGTGATCGAATGA
- a CDS encoding DUF1559 domain-containing protein — MMILSNFRKRKGFTLIELLVVIAIIAILVALLLPAVQQAREAARRTQCKNNLKQIGLALHNYHDIYNTFPPGRTRNLYSGITDAWYTGNIAWLPRLLPQMDQAPLYNTIDWDLGQGTGSTDGDDGVNGTNPTGARRQIIPAFRCPSDPGNGSVTWTTPAGVRVSGAPSNSGYASGNYVGNVGRTTRLSSNTPGVFGQNSQTRFRDITDGTSNVLAVSECVIGFYRESTNDSGNNTDCTPGSKDTSSTRQAGNSWFYVYHPQSAFFNTYVGPNNKKSVDCGVNSDRTNAAARSLHVGGVQAVLCDGSVKFISENIDLTTWNNLGNKSDGNVIGEF, encoded by the coding sequence ATGATGATTTTGTCTAACTTTAGAAAGCGTAAAGGATTTACGCTGATCGAACTGTTGGTCGTGATCGCGATTATTGCGATCCTTGTGGCGCTTTTGCTGCCTGCAGTGCAGCAAGCACGTGAAGCGGCACGTCGCACACAGTGCAAAAACAACCTGAAGCAAATTGGGTTGGCACTTCACAACTATCACGACATCTACAACACTTTTCCGCCAGGGCGGACCCGCAACCTGTACTCAGGCATTACAGACGCTTGGTACACCGGAAACATTGCGTGGTTGCCCCGTTTGCTTCCACAAATGGATCAGGCTCCACTCTACAACACAATTGACTGGGATCTTGGTCAAGGGACGGGGAGTACCGATGGTGATGATGGCGTAAACGGAACAAACCCAACCGGAGCTCGCCGTCAAATCATTCCAGCCTTTCGTTGTCCGTCAGATCCCGGAAACGGTTCAGTCACATGGACCACACCGGCAGGAGTTCGTGTGTCAGGGGCACCTTCGAACTCTGGGTACGCGTCAGGGAACTATGTGGGTAACGTCGGTCGAACAACCCGGCTGAGCTCGAATACACCGGGAGTCTTTGGGCAGAACTCGCAGACACGGTTCCGCGATATTACTGACGGAACATCAAACGTTTTGGCTGTGTCAGAATGCGTGATCGGATTCTATCGAGAAAGCACAAATGATAGTGGGAACAACACCGATTGTACGCCAGGAAGTAAAGATACGAGTTCGACTCGGCAGGCGGGGAATTCGTGGTTCTATGTCTACCACCCACAATCTGCGTTTTTCAATACGTACGTCGGCCCGAACAATAAGAAGTCTGTCGATTGCGGAGTAAACTCAGACCGAACAAATGCCGCAGCAAGAAGTTTGCATGTCGGAGGCGTTCAAGCTGTTCTGTGCGATGGAAGCGTCAAGTTCATTAGTGAAAACATTGATTTGACAACCTGGAATAACCTGGGGAACAAATCTGACGGGAATGTTATAGGCGAGTTCTAG
- a CDS encoding FmdB family zinc ribbon protein: protein MPTYVYEVINEDGSGGEVFELIQPISAEALTEHPETGEPVRRVIQPPFIGGTWSESAMHKSTNDNKKLEKMGFTKYVKAGDGTYEKTAGKGPRTISADAPIKSNDLKHLD, encoded by the coding sequence ATGCCAACTTATGTTTACGAAGTCATCAACGAAGACGGCTCAGGCGGCGAGGTCTTTGAGCTGATTCAGCCAATTTCAGCAGAGGCTCTCACCGAGCACCCTGAAACCGGTGAACCTGTGCGCCGAGTCATTCAGCCACCCTTCATCGGCGGGACATGGTCTGAATCTGCTATGCACAAAAGTACGAACGACAATAAGAAGCTGGAGAAAATGGGCTTCACGAAGTACGTCAAAGCAGGTGACGGAACTTACGAAAAGACTGCAGGAAAAGGACCGCGCACAATCTCAGCCGACGCACCTATCAAGTCAAACGACCTGAAACACCTCGACTGA